A region of the Candidatus Methylomirabilota bacterium genome:
CCTGGCCCGGTTGTCGGCCGCGCTCGAGGGACTGCTCGGTTCGCTGCGCAAGCGGGGCAAGCCCGAATGAAGCTTTTCCTGGCCGCCGCCTTGGCCCTTGTGCTGCTCGACGCGGCCGCCGCCGGCGGCCGGTCGTGGGCCTGGCTGGGCGTCCGCATCCGCGACATGTCCGAGCAGGAGATGAACGACGTGAGCGCGCGTCACGGGATCCGCGAGGGCTTCGGTGTCGTCATCGTGGAGGTGCTGAGCGACACGCCGGCGGCGCGCGCCGGCCTGCAGAGCGGCGACATCGTCGTCGCCGTGGGTGACCGGCCCATCACCGAGACCCGCCTGCTGCAGCGGCTGATCGCGTCGGCGTCCACCGCCGAAGATACCTCGCTCACCGTGCTCAGGGACGAGGGACGCCGCCAGCTTCCCGTGCGGCTCACCGCGATGCCCGGGGAGATGGTCGGCGAGCGGGTGGCCGCCGAGTTCGGCTTCGTCCTGCGCGACGTCCAGCCTCCGGCCGGCGTCCTCGGCGCGGCCGCGGTGCTCCGGGGGCCTACCGTCGGCGCCGTCATCCGCGGGGGGGCTGCCGAGAAGGCGGGTCTGCTCGTCGGCGACATCCTGGTTCAGATCGGAGAGCGACCGGTGCTCACCCGGGACGCCGCGCGGCAGGCGCTGGCCGAGGCGCCGCTCGACCGGCCGCTCGAGCTCGCGGTCCGGCGC
Encoded here:
- a CDS encoding PDZ domain-containing protein; the protein is MKLFLAAALALVLLDAAAAGGRSWAWLGVRIRDMSEQEMNDVSARHGIREGFGVVIVEVLSDTPAARAGLQSGDIVVAVGDRPITETRLLQRLIASASTAEDTSLTVLRDEGRRQLPVRLTAMPGEMVGERVAAEFGFVLRDVQPPAGVLGAAAVLRGPTVGAVIRGGAAEKAGLLVGDILVQIGERPVLTRDAARQALAEAPLDRPLELAVRRGDSRLNLALPVP